One part of the Thiothrix nivea DSM 5205 genome encodes these proteins:
- a CDS encoding heme lyase CcmF/NrfE family subunit, with protein MIPEIGHFALIMALVVSVVLTVLPLLGAMLGNERWIGIAKPAARMQLLFMLLSYGCLTYAFITFDFSVKYVASTSHSSLPLLYRISGVWGAHEGSLLLWALILSLWMGAVTVFSRSIPRVMLARVLGVMGFVAVGFLLFLLVTSNPFERLIPAPPDGRSLNPLLQDPGLAVHPPMLYMGYVGFSVAFAFAVAAMLGGKLDAAWTRWVRPWTNIAWVFLTLGIALGSWWAYYELGWGGWWFWDPVENASLMPWLVGTALIHSLAVSEKRATFKAWTVLLAVFAFSLSLLGTFLVRSGVLTSVHAFASDPGRGLFILLFLAVVVGLSLMLYALRADRFKSDVSFQLFSRETGLLLNNVILVVMAATILLGTLYPLLMDALGIGKISVGPPYFNSVIVPLGIPLVIVMGLGILLRWKRDTINRLGANLVLMVIIAVGVGLLLSLLLQYDWKIMEAVGLVMAMWITVTTVFWAWRQKRTASVWGTALAHVGMAVTIIGISLTSLYSMEKDVRLTAGQQYQLAGYDFKFEGVKKVSRDNYDAYQGAVNITREGKQISHLEPQKRVYRVQTMPMTEAGIDAGLFRDLFVALGEPLEGESWSLRVYHKPFIRWIWLGAIFMSIGGVLAAFDRRYRLKV; from the coding sequence ATGATCCCTGAAATCGGTCACTTTGCCCTGATCATGGCGCTGGTGGTGTCGGTGGTGCTGACTGTGTTGCCATTGCTGGGCGCAATGCTTGGCAACGAACGCTGGATAGGCATTGCCAAACCGGCGGCGCGGATGCAGTTACTGTTTATGCTGCTCTCCTATGGCTGCCTGACTTACGCCTTTATTACTTTTGATTTTTCAGTGAAGTATGTGGCTTCCACGTCGCATTCCAGCCTGCCGTTGCTGTACCGGATTTCCGGGGTGTGGGGGGCGCATGAAGGCTCTTTGCTGTTGTGGGCGCTGATCCTGAGTTTGTGGATGGGTGCGGTGACGGTGTTCAGCCGCAGCATTCCACGGGTCATGCTGGCGCGGGTGCTGGGGGTGATGGGCTTTGTAGCGGTAGGTTTCCTGCTGTTTTTGCTGGTGACTTCCAACCCGTTTGAGCGGCTGATTCCTGCCCCACCGGATGGACGTAGTTTGAATCCGTTGCTGCAAGACCCCGGTTTGGCGGTGCATCCGCCGATGCTGTACATGGGTTACGTCGGGTTTTCGGTGGCGTTTGCGTTTGCCGTGGCGGCGATGCTGGGTGGCAAGCTGGATGCGGCGTGGACGCGCTGGGTGCGCCCGTGGACAAATATCGCCTGGGTATTCCTGACCCTGGGTATCGCACTGGGTAGCTGGTGGGCGTATTACGAACTTGGCTGGGGTGGCTGGTGGTTCTGGGATCCGGTGGAAAACGCTTCGCTGATGCCATGGCTGGTGGGTACGGCACTGATCCATTCGCTGGCCGTTAGCGAGAAACGCGCCACCTTCAAGGCGTGGACGGTGTTGCTGGCTGTGTTTGCGTTCTCGCTGAGTCTGCTCGGAACCTTCCTGGTGCGTTCCGGGGTGCTGACTTCAGTACATGCGTTTGCCAGCGATCCGGGGCGCGGGCTGTTCATCCTGCTGTTCCTCGCTGTGGTGGTGGGCTTGTCGCTGATGCTGTATGCGCTGCGCGCCGACCGTTTCAAATCCGATGTCAGTTTCCAGTTGTTTTCGCGGGAAACAGGCTTGCTGCTCAATAACGTGATTCTGGTGGTTATGGCCGCGACCATATTGTTGGGCACGCTGTATCCGCTGCTGATGGATGCGCTGGGCATCGGCAAGATTTCCGTCGGGCCGCCCTATTTCAACAGCGTAATCGTGCCGCTGGGTATTCCGCTGGTGATCGTTATGGGACTGGGCATATTGCTGCGCTGGAAACGTGACACTATCAACCGATTGGGAGCCAATCTGGTCTTGATGGTGATTATTGCCGTGGGCGTTGGCCTGTTGCTTTCCCTGCTGCTGCAATACGACTGGAAAATCATGGAAGCCGTGGGTCTGGTCATGGCTATGTGGATCACTGTCACCACCGTATTCTGGGCATGGAGACAGAAACGTACCGCTTCGGTGTGGGGTACAGCCCTTGCCCACGTCGGCATGGCTGTCACCATCATCGGTATCAGTCTGACCTCGCTATACAGCATGGAAAAGGACGTGCGCCTCACCGCCGGGCAGCAATACCAACTGGCTGGCTACGATTTCAAGTTTGAAGGCGTAAAGAAGGTTTCCAGGGATAATTACGATGCCTATCAAGGTGCGGTGAACATCACCCGTGAAGGCAAACAGATTAGTCATCTGGAACCGCAGAAACGGGTTTATCGGGTACAGACCATGCCGATGACCGAGGCCGGAATTGACGCCGGGTTGTTCCGCGACTTGTTTGTGGCGCTGGGCGAACCGCTGGAAGGCGAGTCATGGAGCCTGCGGGTGTACCATAAGCCTTTCATCCGCTGGATTTGGCTGGGGGCAATCTTCATGTCCATCGGCGGGGTACTGGCTGCGTTTGACCGGCGTTATCGCCTGAAAGTATAA
- a CDS encoding heme ABC transporter permease has protein sequence MRWFHRMGSPVWFYQISGKLLPWLWVLFAVLLATGLYGGLVTAPADYQQGDSFRIIYVHVPAAWLSMFVYMVMAVCGAIALIWRMKLAEMVMVSCAPIGASFTFIALVTGSLWGKPMWGTWWVWDARLTSELILLFLYLGVIGLYNAIEDKRMASRAVAILALVGIVNIPIIHYSVEWWNTLHQGATVTKFDKPSIHIDMLIPLLLMAGAFKVFFAISLLLRTRNELLERELPRKWVKQLVEENDG, from the coding sequence ATGCGCTGGTTCCACCGCATGGGTTCGCCGGTCTGGTTCTATCAAATCTCCGGCAAATTGTTGCCGTGGCTATGGGTGTTGTTTGCCGTCTTGCTGGCAACCGGGCTGTACGGCGGACTGGTAACAGCACCGGCGGATTACCAGCAGGGGGATTCCTTCCGCATTATCTACGTGCATGTACCGGCAGCATGGCTGTCGATGTTCGTCTATATGGTGATGGCGGTCTGCGGCGCGATTGCGCTGATCTGGCGCATGAAGCTGGCGGAAATGGTGATGGTCAGTTGCGCGCCGATTGGGGCGAGTTTCACCTTCATCGCGCTGGTGACAGGCTCGCTGTGGGGCAAGCCGATGTGGGGAACCTGGTGGGTGTGGGATGCACGCCTGACTTCGGAGCTGATCCTGTTGTTCCTGTATCTGGGCGTGATCGGCCTGTATAACGCGATCGAAGACAAGCGCATGGCTTCCCGCGCCGTGGCGATTCTGGCGTTGGTGGGCATCGTCAATATTCCGATCATCCATTACTCGGTGGAATGGTGGAACACGCTGCATCAGGGCGCGACCGTGACCAAGTTCGACAAGCCTTCCATCCACATCGACATGCTGATTCCGTTACTGCTGATGGCGGGCGCATTCAAGGTATTTTTTGCGATCAGCCTGCTGCTGCGTACCCGCAATGAGTTGCTGGAACGCGAACTGCCGCGCAAGTGGGTGAAACAACTGGTGGAGGAAAACGATGGCTGA
- the ccmA gene encoding cytochrome c biogenesis heme-transporting ATPase CcmA, protein MLLEVAGLHCTRGYRSLFRDLAFTLEAGQLLLVEGRNGSGKTTLLKTLAGLREADAGQVLWQQQPIAAWGAEYRQQFVWLGHSNGIKEDLTALENLQMMQALSPPRSPSSPLKYVLEQMGLAGNGNRFPRHFSAGMKRRLALSRLLLSSAKLWILDEPQAALDKAGIQLFESILSEHLQQGGSAIMTSHHDVGLQGSHVQRLVLAA, encoded by the coding sequence ATGCTGCTGGAAGTTGCAGGTCTTCATTGCACACGAGGGTATCGTTCCCTGTTCAGGGATCTGGCTTTCACTCTGGAAGCCGGGCAGTTGCTGTTGGTGGAAGGCCGCAACGGTAGCGGCAAAACCACCCTGCTGAAAACACTGGCCGGTTTACGGGAAGCGGATGCCGGTCAGGTGTTGTGGCAACAGCAACCGATTGCGGCATGGGGTGCGGAATACCGCCAGCAGTTTGTGTGGCTGGGGCATTCCAACGGCATCAAGGAAGACCTCACCGCGCTGGAAAATTTGCAGATGATGCAGGCTTTGAGTCCCCCCCGTTCCCCATCCTCCCCACTGAAATACGTACTGGAGCAGATGGGGCTGGCGGGTAACGGGAATCGTTTTCCCCGTCACTTCTCGGCAGGCATGAAACGCCGCCTTGCCCTTTCCCGCCTGCTGCTTTCCAGCGCCAAGCTGTGGATTCTTGATGAACCGCAGGCAGCACTGGATAAAGCCGGAATCCAGCTGTTTGAGTCCATACTCAGCGAACATCTGCAACAGGGGGGAAGCGCCATCATGACATCCCATCACGATGTCGGGCTGCAAGGTTCACATGTCCAGCGACTGGTACTGGCGGCCTGA
- the ccmE gene encoding cytochrome c maturation protein CcmE: MTPVRKKRLWLILALVLGVGIAAALVLQAFNQNMMFYYSPKDIKAGQAPANHDFRVGGLVVEGTVKRDPNSLDVRFDLTDMTATVTVKYTGILPDLFREGQGIIARGRLLPDGVIEAQEVLAKHDENYMPPEVADSLPHKPGQEAK, from the coding sequence ATGACACCTGTCCGTAAGAAACGTTTGTGGCTGATCCTGGCGCTGGTGCTGGGGGTTGGCATTGCCGCCGCGCTGGTGTTGCAGGCTTTTAACCAGAACATGATGTTTTACTACTCACCGAAAGACATCAAGGCGGGGCAGGCTCCGGCCAACCATGATTTCCGCGTCGGCGGGCTGGTAGTGGAAGGCACAGTCAAGCGTGACCCCAACAGCTTGGATGTGCGTTTCGACCTGACCGACATGACCGCAACCGTGACGGTGAAATACACCGGTATCCTGCCCGACCTGTTCCGCGAAGGGCAAGGCATCATCGCACGTGGCCGCTTGCTGCCGGATGGCGTGATCGAGGCGCAGGAAGTGCTGGCCAAACACGATGAAAACTACATGCCGCCGGAAGTGGCGGATTCCCTCCCCCACAAACCCGGTCAGGAGGCAAAATGA
- a CDS encoding tetratricopeptide repeat protein: MNRYSTLLAILLLCGSPAGAFAADNQDLMAEAEKASTSGDWEKATTLYRQAVEKEPASSLALSRLAGSLMASQKYSESIPIFQQAIGKDPKNAGAFIGMGISYLHTGRYTTARAAFEEAKKLQPDKKELDEVMTWIDNRLTAEEKAEALPHSLPKPEPQKEVKP; encoded by the coding sequence ATGAACAGATACAGCACGCTTTTAGCCATCCTGCTGTTATGCGGCTCCCCAGCCGGGGCGTTCGCCGCCGACAACCAGGATCTGATGGCCGAGGCGGAAAAAGCCTCCACCAGTGGCGACTGGGAAAAAGCCACCACCCTTTACCGGCAAGCCGTGGAAAAAGAACCTGCCTCCTCGCTGGCGCTTTCGCGGCTGGCCGGCTCCTTGATGGCATCCCAGAAATACAGCGAAAGCATCCCGATTTTCCAGCAGGCCATCGGCAAAGATCCCAAAAATGCAGGCGCATTCATCGGCATGGGGATTTCCTACCTGCATACCGGGCGCTACACCACCGCTAGGGCTGCTTTCGAGGAAGCCAAAAAACTGCAACCGGACAAAAAAGAACTGGATGAGGTCATGACTTGGATTGACAACAGGCTGACGGCAGAAGAAAAAGCGGAAGCATTACCGCACAGTCTGCCCAAGCCTGAGCCGCAGAAGGAGGTCAAGCCATGA
- a CDS encoding multiheme c-type cytochrome, producing the protein MERYRVGGLFHPSIKLWLGLLFALLLFSNPLQAARPTGEIGKDWGNPKGKECVECHLAESPGLTQEWNHSQHGQSGVNCLDCHQAKPEDKDGFEHEGERISVIVTPKDCSTCHKTEFEEMDGSHHAKAGDILNSLDNLMGEVIGGPAAVTVGCKQCHGGTIEIGADGKPTPGSWPNTGIGRINPDGSKGSCSACHARHGFSKAQARTPDTCGKCHVGPDHPQIEIYNESKHGIVYRASVDKMNLDSDKWVAGIDYSAAPTCATCHMSAGGKEGKTHNVGERISWTLRPPISKKLNLVKLENGQEFDVPEGGPDPLPKVGDVAKESKVVEVLTWEDRRNKMKSVCLACHSEGMVTGHYKQFDDLVDLYNDKFAKPIAAMMEDLKKEGYITPAPFDEKIEWVWWEIWHHEGRRARHGASMSGPDYAWWHGIYDVAKNTYFEWIPELKEVVMHKDGNTAKADEMLKKHFGDIEGHDWYFNGLSKEQIDKVRKGYEERYGKGALK; encoded by the coding sequence ATGGAACGGTATCGTGTGGGTGGGTTATTCCATCCGTCTATTAAGCTATGGCTGGGTTTATTATTTGCCCTGTTATTATTCAGCAATCCACTTCAGGCCGCCCGCCCCACTGGCGAAATCGGCAAAGACTGGGGCAACCCAAAGGGCAAGGAGTGCGTTGAATGCCATCTGGCCGAATCCCCCGGCCTGACCCAGGAATGGAATCATAGCCAGCACGGCCAGTCCGGCGTCAACTGCCTTGACTGCCACCAAGCCAAGCCGGAAGACAAGGACGGTTTTGAACACGAAGGTGAGCGCATATCCGTTATCGTCACCCCCAAAGACTGTTCCACCTGCCACAAGACCGAATTCGAGGAAATGGACGGCTCCCACCACGCCAAGGCTGGTGACATCCTCAATTCGCTGGATAACCTGATGGGTGAAGTTATCGGCGGCCCTGCGGCGGTAACTGTTGGCTGTAAGCAATGCCACGGTGGCACCATCGAAATCGGGGCAGACGGCAAGCCGACCCCCGGCAGCTGGCCAAACACCGGTATCGGTCGTATCAACCCGGATGGCAGCAAAGGCTCATGCAGCGCCTGCCACGCCCGTCACGGCTTCTCCAAGGCACAAGCCCGTACTCCTGACACCTGCGGCAAGTGCCACGTCGGCCCTGACCATCCGCAAATCGAAATTTACAACGAATCCAAGCATGGCATCGTTTACCGTGCCAGCGTAGACAAAATGAACCTCGACTCTGACAAATGGGTTGCCGGTATCGACTATTCCGCCGCCCCCACCTGCGCCACCTGCCACATGAGTGCTGGCGGCAAGGAAGGCAAGACCCACAACGTCGGCGAACGCATTTCCTGGACGTTGCGCCCACCGATTTCCAAAAAGCTCAATCTGGTCAAACTGGAAAACGGTCAGGAATTCGATGTACCGGAAGGCGGCCCTGATCCGCTGCCCAAAGTGGGCGATGTCGCCAAGGAATCCAAGGTCGTTGAAGTGCTGACCTGGGAAGACCGCCGCAACAAGATGAAGAGCGTGTGTCTGGCCTGCCACAGCGAAGGCATGGTGACTGGCCACTACAAGCAGTTCGATGATCTGGTTGACCTGTACAACGACAAGTTCGCCAAACCCATCGCCGCCATGATGGAAGACCTGAAGAAAGAAGGCTACATCACCCCTGCACCATTTGACGAAAAGATCGAATGGGTCTGGTGGGAAATCTGGCACCATGAAGGCCGCCGCGCCCGTCACGGTGCATCCATGAGTGGCCCGGACTACGCCTGGTGGCACGGTATCTACGATGTAGCCAAGAACACCTACTTCGAGTGGATTCCTGAGCTGAAAGAAGTGGTCATGCACAAGGATGGCAACACCGCCAAAGCGGACGAAATGCTGAAAAAGCACTTCGGCGACATCGAAGGCCACGACTGGTACTTCAACGGCCTGAGCAAGGAACAGATCGACAAGGTTCGCAAAGGCTACGAAGAGCGCTACGGCAAAGGCGCGCTCAAATAA
- a CDS encoding NAD(P)/FAD-dependent oxidoreductase encodes MSKMSRRDFIRGAGGIAFLSACGFPLYASAADTEKTTAAAKARVVVVGGGYGGTIVAKYIRMADPSIEVTLIEKNAEFISCPLSNEVLSGERDLKSLTFNYKGLEGHGVKVIIAEVTAIDPVKKSVTAGGQEVPYDKLVVSPGVDFKWEAIEGYSAELAESKITHAWKAGAQTTLLRKQVEGMKDGGTVIITAPPDPFRCPPGPYERAAQIASYLKEHNPKSKVIILDDKAGFSKQGLFTQGWQMHYGDMIEWVSGEQGGKISAVNPDAMTVTGELEDFTGDVINIIPPQKAGAIAFAAGLTDESGWCPVDQRTFESTLHKDVYVIGDSSVAGKMPKSGYAANSQGKVCAAAIVTSVNGQPVPEPSYVNTCYSVIAPGHGISVAAVYRLEGGQIVPVPDSGGISPLGASERDRELEAEYAYSWLKNITADMFG; translated from the coding sequence ATGAGCAAAATGTCACGCCGTGATTTTATCAGGGGTGCGGGCGGAATCGCTTTCCTGTCGGCTTGCGGCTTCCCGCTGTATGCATCCGCTGCGGATACTGAAAAGACCACTGCCGCTGCCAAAGCCCGCGTGGTGGTGGTCGGTGGCGGCTATGGCGGCACGATTGTCGCCAAATACATCCGCATGGCCGACCCATCCATTGAAGTTACCCTGATCGAAAAGAACGCAGAATTCATTTCCTGCCCGCTCAGTAACGAAGTCCTGTCGGGGGAACGCGACCTCAAGTCGTTGACCTTCAACTACAAGGGGCTGGAAGGGCATGGGGTGAAAGTCATCATCGCCGAAGTCACCGCCATCGACCCGGTGAAAAAATCCGTCACTGCGGGTGGTCAGGAAGTCCCTTACGACAAGCTGGTGGTTTCCCCCGGCGTCGATTTCAAATGGGAAGCGATCGAAGGCTACAGCGCGGAACTGGCCGAAAGCAAAATTACCCACGCCTGGAAAGCCGGTGCGCAAACCACTCTGCTGCGTAAACAAGTGGAAGGCATGAAAGATGGCGGCACGGTTATCATCACTGCTCCACCTGACCCGTTCCGCTGCCCGCCGGGGCCGTATGAACGCGCCGCGCAGATTGCCAGCTACCTGAAGGAGCACAATCCCAAGTCCAAAGTTATCATCCTTGACGACAAAGCTGGTTTCTCCAAACAGGGTCTGTTCACCCAGGGCTGGCAGATGCACTACGGTGACATGATCGAGTGGGTGTCCGGCGAGCAAGGCGGCAAAATCAGCGCAGTCAACCCGGATGCCATGACCGTAACTGGCGAACTGGAAGACTTTACCGGTGACGTAATCAACATCATTCCACCGCAAAAAGCCGGAGCCATTGCCTTCGCCGCAGGTCTTACCGATGAAAGCGGCTGGTGTCCGGTTGACCAACGCACCTTTGAATCCACCCTCCACAAGGATGTGTACGTCATCGGCGATTCCAGCGTGGCGGGCAAGATGCCCAAGTCCGGCTATGCAGCCAATTCGCAAGGCAAGGTGTGCGCTGCCGCAATCGTGACATCCGTCAATGGACAGCCAGTTCCCGAACCCTCCTACGTCAACACTTGCTATAGTGTAATTGCACCGGGTCACGGGATTTCCGTGGCGGCAGTCTACAGGCTGGAAGGTGGGCAAATAGTCCCCGTTCCTGATTCCGGGGGAATTTCACCACTGGGCGCATCTGAGCGCGACCGGGAACTGGAAGCGGAATACGCCTATAGCTGGCTGAAAAACATCACCGCCGATATGTTCGGGTAA
- a CDS encoding Crp/Fnr family transcriptional regulator: protein MPRPQKEYLLDHSRRLAVSRQERLFENGNQCPGIFCLKAGRIRLGIIAASGNERTIDVVLPGETFGEAGIFKPHEAPVYAQAITQSDLLCIDRNAILDGIQQWPEMGSIFLELACARINQLLAGMYVCCLRNAHQRVNDFLLQNAQPVGRNRTQGVVSLPVSKAVVASSLNLSAETFSRELHVLSDKGLIRVERTSIHVYDLEQLRKQYIN, encoded by the coding sequence TTGCCGCGCCCACAAAAGGAATATTTACTGGACCATTCCCGTCGACTGGCAGTTTCCCGGCAGGAACGCCTGTTTGAAAACGGCAATCAATGTCCTGGCATATTTTGTTTAAAAGCAGGGCGAATCAGGCTGGGCATTATCGCCGCCAGCGGTAACGAACGCACCATTGACGTGGTTTTGCCCGGTGAAACATTTGGCGAGGCAGGCATTTTCAAACCCCATGAAGCGCCTGTTTACGCGCAGGCCATTACCCAGTCCGACTTATTATGCATCGACCGAAATGCCATCCTGGATGGAATCCAGCAATGGCCGGAAATGGGCAGTATCTTTTTGGAACTGGCATGTGCGCGCATCAACCAGTTGCTGGCAGGCATGTATGTCTGCTGCCTGCGCAATGCCCACCAGCGGGTCAACGACTTCCTGCTGCAAAATGCCCAGCCGGTTGGCAGAAACCGGACACAAGGCGTGGTTTCATTGCCGGTCAGCAAGGCGGTGGTCGCATCCAGCCTGAATCTGTCGGCGGAAACCTTTTCCCGTGAGCTGCATGTCCTGTCGGACAAGGGGCTGATCCGGGTGGAGCGCACATCCATACACGTATACGACCTTGAACAACTGCGCAAGCAGTATATTAATTAA
- a CDS encoding c-type cytochrome, which translates to MNPRPSKLIVALAALTLFQTAYADDKSPANTAEKSSPYKCTLVSGCDPVKKPLPAAPADPAAPTAAVPAPAAAPDVIRTPSMLANTCAGCHGTNGHSAGETMPSLAGLDERYFVKTMQDFKSGARPSTIMGRLARGYSDREVKELADFFANQEWVSAKAEFDPKLAKEGQKIHKENCESCHEQGGAVNGSKETPRIAGQWRAYLNNLLIDLHDIKRSSTQPLKMRQRVQKLSQEEIEALSHYYASQQEEKK; encoded by the coding sequence ATGAATCCTCGCCCAAGTAAACTGATTGTGGCGCTCGCTGCCCTGACCTTGTTCCAGACAGCCTACGCTGACGACAAGTCTCCGGCCAATACGGCTGAAAAATCCTCGCCATACAAATGTACGCTGGTTAGTGGCTGTGACCCGGTGAAAAAACCGTTGCCAGCCGCACCTGCCGACCCTGCTGCGCCAACAGCCGCCGTGCCTGCCCCGGCAGCAGCGCCCGACGTTATCCGCACCCCTTCCATGCTGGCGAACACGTGCGCAGGCTGTCACGGCACGAATGGGCACAGCGCTGGCGAAACCATGCCATCACTGGCAGGGCTGGATGAACGCTATTTCGTCAAAACCATGCAGGACTTCAAGTCCGGCGCACGCCCTTCCACCATCATGGGGCGACTGGCTCGAGGCTATTCCGACAGGGAAGTGAAAGAACTGGCGGATTTTTTTGCTAACCAGGAATGGGTCAGCGCCAAGGCCGAGTTTGACCCCAAGCTGGCCAAGGAAGGGCAGAAAATTCACAAGGAAAACTGCGAATCCTGCCACGAACAGGGCGGCGCAGTGAACGGCAGCAAGGAAACCCCACGCATCGCCGGACAATGGCGTGCTTACCTGAACAACCTGCTGATCGACCTGCACGACATCAAGCGTTCCAGCACCCAGCCGCTGAAAATGCGCCAACGGGTGCAGAAACTGTCACAGGAAGAAATTGAAGCCCTCAGCCACTATTACGCCAGCCAGCAGGAGGAGAAGAAATGA
- the soxZ gene encoding thiosulfate oxidation carrier complex protein SoxZ encodes MSSIKLKAKAEGETVEVKALITHPMETGLRKDKATGEIVPAHFIQEITVTKADAPLVNVYWGASVSKNPFMSFQYKGAVGDKLKLTWKDNKGATDSAEVDVT; translated from the coding sequence ATGTCAAGCATCAAACTGAAAGCCAAGGCGGAAGGCGAAACCGTCGAAGTCAAGGCGCTGATCACCCACCCAATGGAAACCGGCCTGCGCAAGGACAAAGCGACCGGCGAAATTGTCCCGGCTCATTTCATCCAGGAAATTACTGTCACCAAAGCAGATGCGCCATTGGTAAATGTTTATTGGGGTGCGTCTGTTTCCAAGAATCCCTTTATGTCTTTCCAATATAAAGGTGCAGTTGGTGATAAATTAAAACTCACCTGGAAGGATAATAAGGGAGCAACGGATTCTGCCGAAGTAGACGTTACCTGA
- the soxY gene encoding thiosulfate oxidation carrier protein SoxY, whose protein sequence is MNRRTFLRGTLAAGTIGLAANAGLLAPRLLLADETRATAFESKSLDEALKAMGATPEESADISIDAPDVAANGATVRVKASTTLPDVSEISFLVETNPMPLASTFVLTQGVDPVAAVVLKFGKTSNVVVLVKSGDKVYSAKKEVKVTVGGCA, encoded by the coding sequence ATGAACCGCAGAACATTCCTGCGCGGTACGCTGGCAGCCGGTACAATCGGCCTCGCTGCCAATGCCGGTTTGCTGGCTCCACGCCTGTTGCTGGCTGATGAAACCCGCGCTACCGCATTTGAATCCAAATCCCTGGATGAGGCCCTGAAAGCCATGGGCGCAACTCCCGAAGAATCCGCCGACATCAGCATTGACGCCCCGGATGTTGCCGCCAATGGCGCTACCGTTCGGGTCAAGGCATCCACCACTCTGCCGGATGTGTCCGAAATCAGCTTCCTGGTGGAAACCAATCCGATGCCGCTAGCCTCAACCTTCGTACTCACTCAAGGTGTAGACCCGGTAGCGGCTGTGGTGCTCAAGTTTGGCAAAACCTCCAATGTTGTGGTGCTGGTCAAGTCCGGCGACAAGGTTTATTCGGCCAAAAAAGAAGTCAAGGTAACCGTCGGCGGCTGCGCCTGA
- the ccmD gene encoding heme exporter protein CcmD encodes MAEFFHMGGYALYVWPALGIACVVLLLNVLLPMQKHREILRKAADFHELENTP; translated from the coding sequence ATGGCTGAGTTTTTCCACATGGGCGGCTATGCCCTGTATGTCTGGCCTGCGCTGGGCATTGCCTGCGTGGTGTTGCTGCTGAACGTGCTGTTGCCGATGCAGAAACACCGGGAGATTTTGCGCAAGGCGGCGGATTTTCATGAGTTGGAGAATACACCATGA
- the ccmB gene encoding heme exporter protein CcmB: MRVASAFAALLKQDFMVAFRHRNEILNPLLFFTLVTLLFPLGVGPSPKLLQTIAPGILWVAALLAALLAADNLFRTDYEDGTLEQLVLSPQPLPVMVTAKVLAHWLVSAVPLLLLAPLLAVSFGLDAHSIGIAELTLLLGTPVLSFVGAIGVALTVSLKRSGMLLALLVLPLYVPVLIFGSNAIDAAAAGLPVSGQLYLLAAMLVLSVTLAPVAIAAALRMSVSQ; the protein is encoded by the coding sequence ATGCGGGTAGCCAGCGCCTTCGCCGCCCTGTTGAAGCAGGATTTCATGGTCGCGTTCCGCCACCGTAATGAAATCCTCAATCCGTTGCTGTTTTTTACGTTGGTGACATTGCTGTTTCCGCTGGGTGTCGGCCCCTCCCCGAAGCTGCTGCAAACCATTGCGCCGGGGATTTTGTGGGTAGCTGCATTGCTGGCGGCGTTATTGGCGGCAGACAACCTGTTCCGCACGGATTATGAAGACGGCACGCTGGAACAACTGGTGCTTAGTCCACAGCCGCTACCGGTGATGGTGACAGCCAAGGTACTGGCGCACTGGCTGGTCAGCGCAGTTCCGCTGCTGTTGCTGGCACCGTTACTGGCAGTGTCCTTCGGGCTGGATGCACATTCCATTGGCATTGCCGAGCTGACCCTGTTGCTGGGCACGCCAGTGCTGAGTTTCGTTGGCGCGATTGGCGTGGCGCTAACGGTAAGCCTGAAACGCAGCGGTATGTTGCTGGCTCTGCTGGTGCTGCCGCTATACGTGCCGGTACTGATTTTTGGCAGTAACGCCATTGATGCTGCGGCTGCCGGATTGCCGGTCAGTGGGCAACTGTACTTGTTGGCAGCGATGCTGGTGCTGTCTGTAACGCTGGCTCCAGTAGCAATTGCCGCCGCTTTGAGGATGAGTGTTTCACAATGA